A segment of the Longimicrobiaceae bacterium genome:
GCGGCGCCTGCGGGTGCTGAAGATGCGGGGGATGGGCTACGGCGAGGGCCTGCACGACTGCCGCATCGAGACCGGCGGATTCGTCGTCTTCCCGCGCCTCCTGCCGGGCGAGGAGAGCGCCCACGAGGGAAAGCTCCTCGAGAGCGGGGTCGAGATGCTCGACCAGCTGGTGGGCGGCGGGCTCGCCGAAGGGACCTCCTGCCTCTTCGTCGGTCCTTCCGGCGCGGGGAAGAGCTCGGTTGCCACCCTGTATGCCAGTGCGGCGGCGGAGCGCGGCGAGCGTTCCGCAGCTTTTCTCTTCGAAGAGCGGCCCGAGACCTTCATCCGCCGTTCCGAGAGCCTGGGGATGCCGGTCCGCTCCTACATCGACTCCGGCATGATGCTGATCCGCCCGATCAACACGGCCGAGCTCTCGCCGGGCGAGTTCGCCGAGCATGTGCGACAGCAGGTGCAGGATCGGGGCGTGCGCGTGGTCACGATCGACAGCCTCACCGGCTACATCAGCGCAATGCCGGACGAGCAGATGCTCCTCACGCAGATGCACGACCTCCTGCACTACCTGAGCGGCCAGGGCGTTCTCACGATCCTGGTGGTCGCCCAGCACGGGATCGTCGGCTCGACGTTGGCCGGCCCGATCGACGTGAGCTACCTCGCGGACGCGGTGCTCCTCTTTCGCCACTTCGAGACCAACGGCGAGATTCGGCGCGCGCTCTCCGTCTTCAAGAAGCGATATGGCGACCACGAGAAGATGATCCGGGAGCTCATCATCACCGGAGGAGGCATCCAGGTCGGTGATCCGCTCCGCGGCTTCCGGGGCCTCCTCACGGGGAATCCTGCGCCCCTGGACACCGAGGTAAGGCGATCGTGACCGACGAGGGACATCTCGCCGAGGTATCCCCGGTAGTGACCACAGATCGAAGTGCGGTCGAGAGACGCATTCTGATCCTGGCGCCGATCGGGCGGACCGCCCCGCTCGCCCGCGACATCCTCGAGAGAGCAGGGTTCGCCTGCGAGGTTTGCGCGACCATGGGGGAGCTGTGCACCGAGATCGGCCATGGCGCCGGCGCCGCATTACTCCTCGAGGAGGCGATCTCGGCCGAGGCCGACGCTCGGAAGTTTGCCGCGGCACTCCAGGCCCAACCCGACTGGTCGGACCTGCCGGTCACCGTGTTCGTCGCCGACCTGGAGCGCACCGCGACCTGGTTCCGGTACTTCGCCAAGCTCATGCCCGGCCGGAGCATCGTCGTCCTCGAGCGGCCCATCCGCGCGCCGGCTCTGATCTCCCTGATGACTTCCCTGCTCCAGGCCCGCGCGCGCCAGTGCGAGGTGCGAGACCTCATGATCGAGCTGGGCCGGGCCCGCCACGAGGCCGAAGCCGCGAACTTCGCGAAGAGCGAATTCCTGGCCGTCATGTCGCATGAGCTGAGAACGCCGTTGAATGCAATCATCGGGTTCAGCGACCTGCTGGTCGATGGGATCTCCGGCCCGCTCGCGGAAACTCCCAGGAGGCAGGTGGAACGCATCGGCAAGAGCGCGTGGCACCTGCTGGGCCTCATCGAGGACATCCTGGCCCACGCTCGCATCGAAGCAGGCAAGGAGGAGCTCAGGCTCGAACCGGTGAGTGCCGCCGACCTCGCCCGGGAGGCGGCCACGGTCGTCGAGCCACTCGCGGCCAAGAAGGGGCTGGCGCTTCTGGTCAGCGTGCCGGAGGACCGCGTCTCGATCGAGACTGACGCCCGGAAGGTGAGACAGATCCTCCTCAACCTGTTGAGCAACGCGATCAAGTTCACGGAGCGAGGTGAAGTCGCGCTCAAGCTCGAACCCGCGCCGGGCGGTGGCGTGGTCTTCCAGGTCCGTGATACGGGGGGCGGGATCGCCCCCAGGCACCTGGAGACCATCTTCGAGGCCTTCGAGCAGGTCGATCCCTCCCTGACGCGAAGGGAACAGGGCACCGGCCTGGGTCTCGGCGTCAGCCGCAAGCTGGCGCTCTTGCTCGGCGGAGAGCTGTCCGTCGAGAGCGAGCTGGGGGTGGGGAGCACTTTCACGCTCCGGCTCCCGAAGTCGGCACCGCCCGGGGTATCCGGCGGAGCAGGAGGAGGGCCTTGAGATTCCCTTCAGCTCTCCTGGACCGGCGCGAGCGACAGGACGAACGTGGAGCCCACACCGATGGTGCTTTCCACCGTGAGGTCGCCCGCCATGTCTCGCGCAAGCTGCCGACTGACTGAGAGGCCAAGTCCCATCCCCTCCGCAGGACGCGTGAGGCTCCCGTCTCCCTGCACGAACGGCTCGAACACGGAGTCCAGCTTCTCGGGCGGGATGCCCTGCCCGGTGTCACGGACCCGAATCGTCGGCCGATCTCCATCCATCCTGCACTCGACCGCCACCTCGCCGCCGGCCTCGCTGAACTTACGCGCGTTGGAGAGCAGGTTCATCAGGATCTGCCAGACCTTGGCCGGATCCGCATGCGCACAAACACCGGGTTCGCAACGGGTCACGAGCTCCAACCCATTCTCCTCGAAGCTCTGTCGGTAGGCTCCCGATGCGTCCTCGACAACCGAGCAAAGACCCACGTCGTCGAGGTGGTACTCCACCTTCTTCTCGTGGAGGCGCACGAAGTTCAGCATGTCCTCCACGATGCGCAGGAGCTGCTTCTCGCCGGCCCGGACTCGCTCCACGTAATGTTTCTGGGTGGTGGTCAGCGGGCCCGCGATCTCCATGGTCAGAAGCTCCAGGTACCCGGCCATGATGTTGAGCGGCGTGCGGAGCTCATGACTGGCGGTCGCGAGGAGCTCGGTCTTGATCTGCTCCTCGGCCTCCTTCCGAGCACTCGCGCGTTCAGCCTCGACCAGTGCCAGCGCCGCGCGGTGCAGACGGGCGTTGTCGATCGCGATCCCGCACCGCGCGGCCAGATCCTCGGCGACCGACATGTCGGCCTTGTCGAACCGGCGGCCTGCGGACGACGTGACAAAGGTGATCGCCCCGAGCACCCGCCCTCGAGCGGACATGGGAACGGTGATCAGCGAGGACATCCCCAGCGCGCGGAGTCGAGCCAGGTTCTCCTCGGTACGGGCGACACTCACCAGGAACGCCTCGGTGATCTCCGGGACGACCTCCGCGCGCCGGGTGCGTGCGACGACGGGGACGCCCATCGGGTCGTCACGGAGAGGAGGCCAGCCCTCCTTCAGCTCCCGCGCGATGGCCTGCTGCGCGGGATCGGCGTGGACGATGGAGAGCCGCCGAACCGAGCCGTCGGGACTCACGAGGTCCACGATGGACCAGGAGCCGAGCAGAGGGAGAGCGAGCCCGGCGACGGTCTCGAGTGTGGTCTCGTAGTCGAGCGAATCGGCCAGGCACCGGCTGGCCTCGGCCAGGAACGTCCTCTGGGCGCGGCTCGTATCCTGCCGATCCGTATCTTCGGGGTGCGGGCGGCTACCGGGCCTCGCCTGCTCGTTCTCGGTGGCGGCTGCGCCGTCGAGCGAGGCCTCCGGGCGAGGCTGGCGCGCCATGCTCCCCACCGCGGGAAGCCAGAGGAAGAAGCTCGTTCCGAGGCCCACCTCGCTTCGCGCGGTGATGTCGCCACCCATGAGGCGCGCCAGCCGCCTGCTGATGGTAACGCCGAGCCCGCTCCCGCCATGCTGGCCCCCGGACATGTCAGCCTGCTCGAACGGCTCGAAGATGGCCGCGAGCCGCTCCGGTGGGATCCCCGGCCCCGTGTCCTCGACGCGAATCCACGCCCACGGCCCCGGCCCCTTCAGGTCGGCTTCCGGCGAGGCATGCTCCGCCGTCCCGGCACTGACGGTGATCCGCCCGCCCCCGGGCGTGAACTTGACCGCGTTCCCGAGCAGGTTCACCACGATCTGCCGCACCCGCTCCTCGTCTCCATAGTAGGGCGTATCGGCGGCGGACCCGGAGATCTCGTTCGCCAGGCGAAGCGTCTTCGCTTTCGCCTGCGGCTCCACCAGCGCGAGAGCGCCCTCCACCGCAGGTCCGATCCGTTCCACCGCCCCGCCGAAGGGCATCCGGTCCGCTTCCATGCGCGAGAGGTCCAGCGTGTCGTTCACCAGCCCCAGCAGGTGCCTGCCGCTCGATCGGATGCGCTCGACGTGGGCTCGCTGCTCGCTGGCGAGTGAGCCCGCCGTTTCCATCTCCAGCAGGTCTGCGTAACCGATGATCGCGTTGACCGGGGTGCGGATCTCGTGGCTGAGCGTCGTCAGGAACTCGGCCCTGCTCCGGTTCGCCTCCTGCCCTGCCCTCAGTGCCTCGGCGGATTCGCTCGCAGCCCTGAGCGCCGCCTCGGCCGCATGGCGCGCCGTCAGGTCGCGAGTCACCTTGGCGAAGCCCAGCAGGGTGCCGTCCGCATCGCGCAGGGCCGTGAGCGCGACCCCGGCCCAGAAGGTGGAGCCGTCGCTTCGGACGCGCTGTCCCTCGCCCGTGTACTCCCCCCGCTCGGCCGCGCTCTGAAGGTGCTCCTCGGCGGTTCCGTCCTCCGAGCCGCCGTCGAGGTACATGGCGCGCAGGTGGGCGCCTTCGACCTCGTCCGCGGTCCACCACTTCATG
Coding sequences within it:
- a CDS encoding ATP-binding protein; the protein is MTDEGHLAEVSPVVTTDRSAVERRILILAPIGRTAPLARDILERAGFACEVCATMGELCTEIGHGAGAALLLEEAISAEADARKFAAALQAQPDWSDLPVTVFVADLERTATWFRYFAKLMPGRSIVVLERPIRAPALISLMTSLLQARARQCEVRDLMIELGRARHEAEAANFAKSEFLAVMSHELRTPLNAIIGFSDLLVDGISGPLAETPRRQVERIGKSAWHLLGLIEDILAHARIEAGKEELRLEPVSAADLAREAATVVEPLAAKKGLALLVSVPEDRVSIETDARKVRQILLNLLSNAIKFTERGEVALKLEPAPGGGVVFQVRDTGGGIAPRHLETIFEAFEQVDPSLTRREQGTGLGLGVSRKLALLLGGELSVESELGVGSTFTLRLPKSAPPGVSGGAGGGP
- a CDS encoding ATPase domain-containing protein; its protein translation is MEGLDRILEGGLPKREIYLVQGEPGTGKTTFGLQFLLAGRDLGEAGLFITLTQREADLQDTAASHGWSLEGIHVHQLKGPGTAQAAIADQALFPTGDVELTEVMEEVLEVVERIRPSRVVFDAIAELRLLANDPTRFQQQIFTLRELFADSGATVIFLDTQPQLRGTREMEHIAHGVILLDHTLTRFGNAQRRLRVLKMRGMGYGEGLHDCRIETGGFVVFPRLLPGEESAHEGKLLESGVEMLDQLVGGGLAEGTSCLFVGPSGAGKSSVATLYASAAAERGERSAAFLFEERPETFIRRSESLGMPVRSYIDSGMMLIRPINTAELSPGEFAEHVRQQVQDRGVRVVTIDSLTGYISAMPDEQMLLTQMHDLLHYLSGQGVLTILVVAQHGIVGSTLAGPIDVSYLADAVLLFRHFETNGEIRRALSVFKKRYGDHEKMIRELIITGGGIQVGDPLRGFRGLLTGNPAPLDTEVRRS
- a CDS encoding ATP-binding protein — translated: MFAALAENVRDYAVFLLDPDGIVIYWGEGARLMKWWTADEVEGAHLRAMYLDGGSEDGTAEEHLQSAAERGEYTGEGQRVRSDGSTFWAGVALTALRDADGTLLGFAKVTRDLTARHAAEAALRAASESAEALRAGQEANRSRAEFLTTLSHEIRTPVNAIIGYADLLEMETAGSLASEQRAHVERIRSSGRHLLGLVNDTLDLSRMEADRMPFGGAVERIGPAVEGALALVEPQAKAKTLRLANEISGSAADTPYYGDEERVRQIVVNLLGNAVKFTPGGGRITVSAGTAEHASPEADLKGPGPWAWIRVEDTGPGIPPERLAAIFEPFEQADMSGGQHGGSGLGVTISRRLARLMGGDITARSEVGLGTSFFLWLPAVGSMARQPRPEASLDGAAATENEQARPGSRPHPEDTDRQDTSRAQRTFLAEASRCLADSLDYETTLETVAGLALPLLGSWSIVDLVSPDGSVRRLSIVHADPAQQAIARELKEGWPPLRDDPMGVPVVARTRRAEVVPEITEAFLVSVARTEENLARLRALGMSSLITVPMSARGRVLGAITFVTSSAGRRFDKADMSVAEDLAARCGIAIDNARLHRAALALVEAERASARKEAEEQIKTELLATASHELRTPLNIMAGYLELLTMEIAGPLTTTQKHYVERVRAGEKQLLRIVEDMLNFVRLHEKKVEYHLDDVGLCSVVEDASGAYRQSFEENGLELVTRCEPGVCAHADPAKVWQILMNLLSNARKFSEAGGEVAVECRMDGDRPTIRVRDTGQGIPPEKLDSVFEPFVQGDGSLTRPAEGMGLGLSVSRQLARDMAGDLTVESTIGVGSTFVLSLAPVQES